One genomic window of Hymenobacter sp. J193 includes the following:
- a CDS encoding GNAT family N-acetyltransferase has protein sequence MLYSDFTLSQRLERTEGRSNAAFVETRTRLQPASGATWCEVAGATAMFDGPDSPLTQTFGLGMFGEVTPSDLTALESFFQERGAPVLHEVSPLADATLLPLLTQRGYQPLEYTSVLYQPLSAAAAPPVSRNPQLRTRLLAPDEAPLWARTAAAGWSTEMDGLEEFIRELSVVSAQSAGARPFLAELAGEPVAAGGLFVYDDVALLAGASTVPQARRQGGQQALLEARLHYAASQGCTLAMMAALPGSQSQRNAEKHGFRIAYTRTKWQLAAK, from the coding sequence ATGCTGTACTCTGACTTCACCTTATCCCAGCGCCTCGAACGTACCGAAGGCCGTAGCAATGCCGCCTTCGTAGAAACCCGGACCCGGCTGCAGCCCGCCAGCGGCGCCACCTGGTGCGAGGTAGCCGGGGCCACCGCCATGTTCGACGGGCCCGATTCACCCCTGACGCAAACCTTCGGGCTGGGCATGTTCGGGGAAGTGACACCCAGTGACCTAACTGCGCTGGAAAGCTTTTTTCAGGAGCGTGGGGCCCCGGTGCTGCACGAAGTCAGTCCGCTTGCCGATGCTACTCTGCTGCCCTTGCTGACCCAGCGCGGTTACCAGCCCCTGGAATACACCAGTGTACTGTACCAGCCGTTGTCGGCGGCAGCTGCCCCGCCGGTTTCGCGCAACCCGCAGCTGCGCACCCGGCTGCTGGCGCCCGATGAGGCCCCGCTCTGGGCCCGCACGGCCGCGGCCGGATGGAGCACCGAAATGGATGGCCTGGAAGAATTCATCCGGGAGCTTAGCGTGGTCAGCGCCCAAAGTGCCGGTGCCCGGCCATTCCTGGCTGAGCTGGCCGGGGAGCCGGTAGCGGCCGGCGGGTTGTTCGTCTACGACGATGTGGCGCTGCTCGCGGGCGCCAGCACGGTGCCGCAGGCCAGGCGCCAGGGCGGGCAGCAGGCGCTGCTGGAAGCCCGCCTGCACTACGCTGCCAGCCAGGGCTGCACGCTGGCTATGATGGCGGCACTACCAGGCAGCCAGTCCCAGCGCAATGCCGAGAAGCACGGGTTTCGGATAGCCTACACGCGCACCAAATGGCAACTGGCTGCGAAGTGA